In Diorhabda sublineata isolate icDioSubl1.1 chromosome 4, icDioSubl1.1, whole genome shotgun sequence, a single window of DNA contains:
- the LOC130442828 gene encoding uncharacterized protein LOC130442828 — protein MKKIIFLLVLSLISSTFSHVAEHEFTPTLLAIYQDWQRRCRMYTGTTEELIKQTQEGMFPDDETIKRYTDCLWTHHDFLIGPDKIVDTRKLRYFLPDGSEAILEAIRNCNLDLLNAGETNLTELIWKMHKCYHDKIDPSLYYFY, from the exons atgaagaagattatctttttacttgttttatcattaatttcatcTACATTTAGCCATGTTGCTGAACAT gaATTCACTCCTACGTTGCTTGCCATATACCAAGATTGGCAAAGAAGATGTCGAATGTATACTGGTACCACCGAAGAACTGATCAAACAAACCCAGGAAGGAATGTTCCCAGATGATGAAACCATTAag aGATACACCGATTGCCTTTGGACTCATCACGATTTTTTG attggTCCTGATAAAATTGTAGATACCAGAAAACTGCGATATTTCTTGCCGGATGGTTCGGAAGCTATTCTAGAAGCGATTAGAAATTGTAACTTAGATCTGTTGAATGCGG GAGAAACGAATTTGACGGAATTGATTTGGAAGATGCACAAATGCTATCACGACAAAATCGATCCATCG CTCTATTATTTCTACTGA
- the LOC130442882 gene encoding uncharacterized protein LOC130442882 → MRNMVLLLVVVCIIPSAFSAVQEDQFSPTLVSIYKDWTQRCKMYTGTTEDLIKQSREGNFPEDDSIKRYTDCVWTHHNYLISPDRSIDERKLKYLLPKGSEPIIEAIKKCTADNSGETDDKEFYWKMHKCYHANVDSSMYYFL, encoded by the exons ATGAGGAATATGGTTCTACTTTTAGTCGTTGTTTGCATAATACCATCGGCATTTAGCGCTGTTCAAGAGGAT caATTCAGTCCTACTTTGGTTTCGATATATAAAGATTGGACACAAAGATGTAAGATGTATACTGGTACGACAGAAGATCTTATTAAGCAATCTCGTGAAGGGAATTTCCCAGAAGATGACTCCATTAAG agaTATACCGATTGCGTTTGGACACATCACAACTATCTG attAGTCCGGATAGAAGCATCGATGAACGTAAGCTCAAATATCTATTGCCCAAGGGGTCGGAACCTATTATAGAAGCTATCAAAAAATGTACTGCAGATAATTCAG gAGAAACTGATGATAAAGAGTTTTATTGGAAGATGCACAAGTGTTATCATGCTAACGTAGATTCATCG ATGTATTATTTCCTGTAA
- the LOC130442905 gene encoding uncharacterized protein LOC130442905, whose amino-acid sequence MKLLAVVLVSCFIIYVECVIPKELLSDTIKRKEAEWHDKCKRYTGVAENVIDDMKDGNFPNDESAKRYISCIWTLNGPFDRDYRMDSLKMLDFLHDNHLEDGTEYVRCNQEAINSGAKSFELFWNMQQCIQKSVDSSKYLLF is encoded by the exons ATGAAGTTGTTAGCAGTGGTACTTGTAAGCTGTTTCATCATTTACGTGGAATGTGTTATACCAAAAGAA TTATTGAGTGATACGATAAAAAGAAAGGAGGCCGAATGGCATGATAAATGTAAGCGGTATACAGGGGTGGCTGaaaatgtaatcgacgatatgaAAGATGGAAACTTTCCTAATGACGAATCGGCCAag AGATACATTTCTTGCATTTGGACACTAAACGGACCG TTCGATAGAGACTATAGAATGGATTCACTCAAGATGCTGGATTTTTTACACGACAATCATTTGGAAGATGGAACTGAATATGTTAGATGTAATCAGGAAGCTATAAATTCag GTGCTAAAAGCTTCGAGCTATTCTGGAACATGCAACAATGCATTCAAAAGAGTGTGGACTCGTCG aaatatttaCTCTTCTAA
- the LOC130442557 gene encoding uncharacterized protein LOC130442557, with product MKSCLVSCFVAVFLVYCASGYMDPKRFGKNFGAITKKSHDFCKAVTNVPQDLIDGVRDGQFPNVTSIKCYTTCLWLYAKSMDLDCKMNEEVLRSYMSEMNRNEDVEVMMNCAKEACNSGEKSSCDIGYKMQMCIYENVPKDCYIFF from the exons ATGAAATCGTGTTTGGTATCATGTTTTGTGGCTGTTTTTCTAGTCTATTGCGCCTCTGGTTATATGGATCCTAag agaTTTGGTAAGAATTTTGGTGCGATTACGAAAAAAAGCCACGATTTCTGTAAAGCTGTTACTAATGTACCGCAAGATCTTATAGATGGAGTTAGAGATGGCCAGTTCCCAAATGTAACATCGATTAAG tgTTATACCACTTGCTTGTGGTTGTACGCAAAATCT ATGGATTTAGATTGTAAAATGAATGAAGAGGTATTAAGATCTTATATGAGTGAGATGAACAGAAACGAAGACGTTGAAGTTATGATGAATTGCGCGAAAGAAGCTTGTAATTCag gtGAAAAATCTTCTTGCGACATAGGATATAAGATGCAGATGTGTATTTACGAAAATGTTCCCAAAGAT tGTTATATATTCTTCTGA